The genomic region CTGGTTGCTTTACAATTAAAAGGAAGCTAAAACCAAGTATGAGTAAGATAGGAATAAAAGTGTTAAACGAAAACTGTGCAGTGTTATCTTTACGTTCATAAAGATAGTAAGTAACAAAGGCGGGGAAAAAGAGCTTGGCTAGTTCTGAAGGCTGTAGTCTAAAAAATGCTAAATCAACCCAACGCTGAGCACCCATACCCATTTTTCCTTTAACGATAGTGAAAATAAGCAGGCTGATAACACCAAGATAAATATAATATCCCCATTTCATAAGACGGCGATAATCAAGAATGCTAAATAAAAAATAAATAACAAATCCAGAAGCAACACCGAATATTTGTTTTTTGAAAAATATAGAGTATGGTTGATCAGCTTTATATGTAGCGCTGAAAATAAAAAGTAGACCGATGGCAGAAAGGCTAAAGGTGAGTAAAAACGTAATCCAGTCAAAATGTTTTAGGTAGCGGTGTTGTTTAACTATCATGTGTGTAGTGTTACAAAAAGTTGTTGTAGTCACAAGAAAAAATCAGTCCAACTTACATACAGCTTTTATTTCTGCAATTAGTTGTTTAATTTTTTTTTCAGAAAAACCAAACTGTTTAAACATATTTTTATGTTGTGCTGCATCACGGCACAGAACAAAGCCTGCGTTTAAAAATTCTTGTTTTTGTTTTTTTGTAAGTGACGTAAGCGCAGTGATTGGGTGAAGCCCGAGTTGATCTATCATTGCGGGTAAATTTCCTGTTGACGGGTATGTCCAACTAATTAATCGTAAACCGACACACTCTCCATATTTTTCTGCAACACTTGTGAATTTGGTATTAGTTATTACCCAGCCTTGATGATAGTCGTGATTTATGGTACTGTCCCTTTTTTCACTTTCTTTCCATGCATTGTGTATATCATCAAATCGTGCTTTATTGTAGAGTGTAACTTTAACATCGGACTTCATATTCTGTCGGTTATGAAATTTACATTCAATTAAATAATGTTTGTTTTCTTTGCGTGCAATAATATCTATTTCGTACCAAATACATTTACCGTTAACTTGTTTGTTAATCTCCGTTGTGTAGCCTTGTGATTTGAGCAATTGTGCAATAAATTGTTCAAAAGGAAATCCAGCAGGCCCAAACTGTATTAATGCTTGTTTTAAATTATATCGTGCAGCAATCGGGCGAGCTTCTTTGTGTAGCATTTTGGTAACAAATTCATGTACTTGTTGTGTGGTTTCCGGGCGTATTTTTTTTATTTCTTTAATAATGTAATTAATCAAATGTGGTTTAGCGCCGGCCCGATGCAACGAGCGTTTAAACTTTTTCAAACTAAACCGTTCTTTTTTTCCCGATGACTTAGTGATATAAAATGGCATGATCGTTATTTTTACATGATAGTTTTTTGTATATAAATAGCATCAACATAACAAAACCATAGGTATATAAAGTAGCTTGCACAACGCCACTAAAAACGTTTTCACCTGTTACTTGTATGTATGGCATAAATGGTTCAAGTGAACGCATATGTAGTAAACTCGCAGTTAGTTTATATGTATACTCGGGTAAAAAAACAATGATTGCAGCGTAAATAATATACACAATACCCGTAGCAATCGATGCAGAAAGCGTGATTTGGTGAGCAAAAAAGTTTTTTGTTTTTTTCATACGGACTCCTTTTTTGGCAGTTTACACTATTACTAGTGCTCTAACATATTGACCGAGTTGTATGCAATACGTAATACTTAACTATTATTAAATGATATTATTTTTGCTGTGAGGGATAAATCAAATGAATCAACTGAATATTATTAGACGAGTTGCACTTGGATTGGGCATTATGGTTGTACTACCATTTGCATTTCATTGGGGATTCAAGGTTATATATCCGTTGCCGAACCAGCCATCAGACTATCATCAAAAACCAAAAGATAAAGAAAGATATAAGTGGCAAGAGCGCAAGAACGCGTGGGAACAAAAAGTTGACGATCGTGAAAAAACATATTTTTATTCAGCGCTTGCAGCAGGTATGTTAATGATTCTTTTAGGAGCATTTGGTCCCCCGGCGCTTATCGGTGAGGGTTTTATTTTAGGTGGCGTTTTTATATTAACAATGGGCTATCTAATATATTGGCATAAGATAAGTGATTTGTTTATTTTTATATCTTTGCTTGCAGCACTTGCGCTTATGGTAGCAGTAGGGTATGTGCTTTTTGGAAAAAAATCATAATACGGGTAATATTTTTTCTCGTTTATTTTCTGGAATTAACCCATGTTCATCAAAAATAATTCCAAAATGGTGATTTTCTAGATTATGTTGTTTCATGACGTTATATAACACTCTGTAATGTGCCAAATAAAATGTTGCGCGTGCATGTTCTATTGTATTCCATGTGTAGTTACCGATTTCTTGTGTTGATTTAAACAGCTCCCATATTTCTCTGCTTGCAGTTGTATTTAAATCATCTGCTTGAATAAATGATTCTTGTGCGAGTTTACCAAGATATGAAGTGACAAAGTCTAAAATTCCACGTGATGATAGCTTGTCTGATCGGGTCATTTGCTGGAATATATTGCCCAGGTGATATTGAATATCAGTTAATGCGCTGGTGATAATGCTGCGTGCATTATGCCGTAAGTTCTCAATAGCAAGTGTTGCAATTGTATCGGAAAGCAATTCACCATGTATAACATGGTTAACGGCATGGTTATATGAACGAGCTGACTCTCTATGTTCGATATATTGTTGCCAAAAATGATAGCTGTAATGTTTTTCTTCTTTTGTATACGGTTCATTGTGTAACTTTGTTGATGGATCACGGCGTGTGCGTAGTATATTTAACCATCCTTTCCACAGACCTTCTAATGCTTTAAGTGCAATTGGCTGTATATCAAGCGTTGCTTGCGAGCGCTTGTATGAAAAATAGAGTAAGTTGAGTATTAATTGCAAATGTGCAGAAGAAACTTTGAGCTGATCATTTTGATTTATAATGTATGATGATACCCACATGTCTGCGTCATCGTCATATGTTGTTGCAGCGAGGGCTGAGCAAAGGAGTAGGCCGATTAAAAAATACTTTTTCATACAATTTCCTTATGGCAACAAGTTATAGATTGTCAACAAGATATCGCAATGAAAAGTTCATTGTGAAGACAATAGAGAAATTACTTATAAAGATGATGATAGTTAGTTAAAACGTGCAAAGTAGGAAGAAGAGCCAAATAAACAAAAACTGGTCGGGGTGGCCAGACTCGAACTGACAACCCCTCGCTCCCAAAGCGAGTGCGCTACCAATTGCGCCACACCCCGAACTTAATTTTATGCAAAAAAGGTACCTTTTTTTAGGTAGTCTGGCAAGTTTTTTTTAAACTAATTCCATAACTAGATTGCCAAAAACGGCTTTAGCATTAACTTCTAATAAGGGATGCGAGCCATTACCGGTAAAAATATAGCGCTTTTTACCCCAGTTAAGGACTGATTCATCTGGCAATTGTAGTCCGCCCAAGAAAGATTCTGCATGAATTTTGGTGGGTGTTTGCGCAGAAAGTTTTACTACACATAAGCCAAACAATACGTTAATATCAACTTGAGTATATTTTTTTATTGGTACTATAGACAAGTCAATAACACCATTGCCAAATAATACATTATACGATCGATATGGTTGATGAATACGTACTGTTTCCTGTTTAAACATGATATAACGAGTTTGCTTACTTGAATATGAGCCAATACCAGTAATCAGTGTGATGCCGGCGTACATAAATAATGCACCAATTGCAACACGAACCACTGGTATAGTAATACCAAAAATTGTTTTTATTATGAGCAATAAACCTAAAATAATTAGGCTTATTCCCCACATCATACTATTAATCATAATACTTTTTAAATTTGTTATGATGCCAGCCAAATATCATTTTTAAACCGAAATATAGGAAGATACCGCCAATGGCAATATCAACTGGAAATGACGTTCCCAAGAGCGTGCGAGAAATAATTGATGCGCCAATAAAAAAGAGCATTATTCCCCAGAAAAAACGTGGACGGTTATTATTGTACTGTTTATAAAAATAGTACCGGTTTTTTTCGTAAAAATTCATAATTTTTGACGAGCTATTTTAGTGGGGTGAATGGTGGGGATCGAACCCACGACCACCAGAACCACAACCTGGTGCTCTACCAACTGAGCTACATTCACCATACATTTTTTGTTAGCCTTACAACGCAATAGACTCTTTTGAGTCTCTCAGTATACGATCTCTGCTAAAAAATGCAAAGTAAAAATTGAGCATTATTTCATACTCAAGTGGAAAAATATAGGGTTTCAGTATAGAAATATTTTACCCAAATAGTATTCAGTGGTAAGTTATATGCTATAAAAAATACCGTTTTTTACTTTGGTATAAAGCTTTTTTATGTTATGCTAATCAAAACAAAAACCATATTATTTTAGTGTATCATGACCAAAAAAAGAAATAATGCACGTAATGATCGCATGGGTCGCCAAAGGGGCGATAGAATTACAGTTGTTGGTGCGCGTGAGCATAATCTCAAAAACATCGATGTCAGCATTCCAAAAAATACATTAACGGTGATAACTGGTCCCTCAGGATCAGGTAAAAGTTCTTTGGCACTCGATATTTTGTATGCTGAGGGCAAAAGAAGGTATATGGAATCATTATCTTCATATGCACGTCAATTTTTGGGTATTGCTAAAAAGCCGGATGTGGATCGTATTGATGGCTTATGTCCGTCCATTGCGATTGAACAAAAAACGGTTGGTTCAAATCCACGTTCTACTGTTGGTACAATTACAGAGATATATGATTATCTTCGTGTTCTTTTTGCACGAATTGGTAAAATTCATTGTCCAGAATGCCATGCACCAATTGCGGTACAATCTTCAGAAAAAATTACACAATTACTGTGTAAAGAATTTGAAAATCAAACCGTTATGATTACTGCTCCAATTGTACAAGAACGTAAAGGCGAGTTTGTAAATGAGTTAATTAAATTATTTCATACCGGTTATTACCGTTTTGTGGTTGATGGCCAGCGGTACAAATTTAAATCTGAAGATGAAATCAAACAGCTAAAACTGAAAAAGACATTTAAACATACGATTGATGTATTAATTGATGCAGTAATGGTTGCATCTGGCGAGCGAGCACGAGTAAATGAAGCAGTTGAAACTGCTTTCAAATTGGCTGGTAACACATGCAAAGTAATCGCTGATTATAGTGAGCAATTGTTTTCTTCAGATAAAATGTGTTTAAAATGTGCACGTTCAATTCCTGAACTTGAACCACGTCATTTTTCATTTAACTCTCCAATTGGTGCATGTACAGAGTGTAGCGGCCTTGGTATCATTCATGAGTGGCCATGGGGTCAGGGTGATGAACAATCGTGGAAAGAAAAATATCCAGATTTTTTTGGTGATAAATATGCAATAAAAAAAACGTGTTTTATGTGTTATGGTACACGGTTGAATGATGTTGCACGAGCAGTTACCATTGGTGACAAAAATATTTGTGAGTTAGCAGCACTCTCAATAAAAGATTTATATTCTTTTTTTTTTCAGCTGTATCTGAGTGATGTTGAACAAGAAATTGTGAATACATTGCTTATAGAAACAAAAGGACGAATACAGTTTCTTATTGATGTTGGATTGTCTTATTTGTCGTTAAATCGCTCAGCTTGTACACTTTCTGGCGGTGAAGGGCAACGCATAAGACTTGCAACGCAAATTGGGTCAGCGCTGAGTGGTGTATTATATATTTTGGATGAGCCAAGTATTGGGTTGCACCAGCGTGATAATGATAAATTAATTGCAACATTAAAAGCATTGCGAGATCAAGGTAATACGGTTGTTGTGGTTGAGCATGATACTGATACTATAGAACAATCAGATTATGTAATTGATATGGGGCCTGCTTCTGGTATTCATGGTGGGCAAGTAACTGCTGTTGGTTCGCCACAAGCGTTATTTAAAAATAAACATTCGTTGACGGGTGCATATTTGAGTGGCAGGCGCGCGATTGGTGTTCCTGAAGTTGTAAGAAAACCAAAAAATTTTATGACCTTGCACCATGCAAATAAGCATAATTTACAGGATTTAACGGTAGCATTTCCACTTGGTGTATTGTGCGGAATTTCTGGTGTGTCTGGTTCAGGAAAAAGTACACTTATTATGGGTGAATTAGTACCAGCTATTGAGAGAGAATTTTTAAGTAAAAAAAGAATGAATACAGTCAGTGAATATACTGATGTACAGGGTGCAGATTTATTGCGGCACTTAGTAGTGATTGATCAAGCGCCAATTGGTAGAACAACGCGTTCAAATCCTGCAACCTATTTGGGGGTCTTTGATTACATCAGGAAGTTATTTGCTTCATTGCCAGAAAGTAATGCTCGTGGCTATAAAGTGGGGAGATTCAGTTTTAATATTGCTGATGGTAGATGTTTTGATTGTAATGGCGATGGTGTCATCAAGGTTAATATGCAATTTTTGCCAGAAGTTATGATGACTTGCAAAGCGTGTAATGGCTTACGGTATAATACAGAGACGTTGCAGATTACATATAAAAATAAAAATATTGCTCACATTCTTGAAATGACAGCACAAGAAGCCGTAATTTTTTTTGAAGCACACACAACAATTGTAAAGCGATTAAAATTATTGTGTGATGTTGGATTAGGGTATTTAAAATTAGGGCAATCATCAACAACATTATCTGGTGGGGAAGCACAGAGAATCAAGTTAGTGGATGAGTTGGCAAAGCGCGGTTCGCATACTTTATATATTTTAGATGAGCCAACTACTGGTTTACATAATGTTGATATTGAAAAATTATTGTTAGTTTTAAACAAACTTGTTGATAAAGGTAATTCAATGATTATTATTGAACATAATCTTGATGTGCTTAAAGTGGTTGATTATCTTATCGACCTTGGCCCTGAGGGGGGCGATGGTGGCGGTACTATTGTTGCCAAAGGTACACCGCGGCACGTTTCTAAAAATGGAAGTAGTCATACGGGGCGTTATTTGAAAAAAATGTTTAATAAATAATGAATAATATAAGAATGCTTGGTTTTTATTTAGCTATCAATTTTTATTATTGTGTAATGCGCGGAGGATTACAAATATGCAATTAGTGGACTTTTTTAAAACATTAGTGATGTTTTGTTTCACATGTGTTTCATTCATTACGAATGCAGGTTATTTTTCTCAGGTACGTGATTTTGTCAAAGAACATCCAAAAGCGACGATTGCTGTTGGTGCTGGGGTTGCAGCAGTAGCACTATGGTATACAAAAATTTATTATTCAAAAACTGAAGAAGAAAGGAGGCAGTGGAAAGATAATAAATTGTATTGTGGCTATCGTCAATTAAGTGACGTAAAGAAAAATAAGTACATCAATAATCTAGATCAGTTTAAATTAGTGATGGGCATAAGCGAAAATGATTTTGTGAATCTAAATGAAGAGGATAAGAAAAAGTTTATTGATAAGGATCAGAAAGTGTTTATACCGCATGTTTGGGTTACAAAGCCTTTGTGGCGGACATTATATTTTTCTCGGAAAAAAGTATTATCCCCTTGTAATAGTAATAAAAAATATCCATACGGTGACTTTAGGGTTGATGCATTTGGCAAACATTATCAAAGAGAATATTCTTGCGGTGTTTGTGGCGGTTTAACATTTAATATTATTGAAAAAGGAAATAAAAATAACACAAGTAGTGTTGACATAATTTCGCTCATTTCAAAACCTAAGTATAATGGTGCATTTGTTCAAGTTGCTTCCCGATTTAATTGCTTGGAGGGCAAGGGTCGTGGTGTGAGTCATTATACTGATAGTCGTCAAGGGTTTGCGCAGGGAGAGTCAGTTGCAACAGCAACGTTACCGGCTTCTATTTATCGCTATTATTTTTTGTCTAGTAAAAAAATTAATGATTCTGGAATAAACTTACTTCAATCTGTAATAGACAAGAAAGATATGAAGTATGGATTGCCAACTACAGACTGTTATACATCTATTGCTAATTATGATTGGGGCAAGCAGAGTGATAATGAGGAAGATAAAGAGTGGTGGCGAAGTATTAGGATAGGTTTGCATACTGAAGTTACTCCTATTTTAACAGATATTTCTCCTAAAGGACCAGCAAATGTTGAAGCCAGAATCACTAATAATCATGGGCAACAAGTAACACTTGTGCTTACCTCAGCGCTTAATCTATCCAATTCTAGAATAGGGCATATAGCAAATTTAAACAAAGCTAAAGGGAAAAAGAAGGAGAAGATAAACACAAAGGAAAACCTTGAGACCTTTGCCAAAGGATGTTTGATGGCTTCATATCATTATACGTTATCTGCAGCTAGTCAACGAGTAAAGGAGACTTCTTCTCGTCAAAAAGTACTTTTAACGATGATGGGCGGCGGTGTTTTTGAGAATAAAACACAATGGATTGTTGATGCAATACAAAAAAGTCTTGAAGCACATAGAAACAATTCAATTGATGTAATCCTCATATTGTATACTACGCCGGAGCAAGATATAATGAATCAATTGTATGGCTTACAAGATCAATACAAAAATATATATTAAATGCGGTGGAATAAACTTATTTATTGTTATGTAATTCGCATGGAGATCGCACATATGCAATCCATAGATTTTTTTAACAAGTTAGTGATGTTTTGTCTTATTTGTGTTTCGTGTACTACGAATACTGGGTATCTTTCTCAGTTACGTGATTTTGTAAAAGAATATCCCAGAGAGACGATTTTTGTTAGTGTTGGTATTGTAGGAGTAACATGGTATGCAAACTATTATGCAAAAAAAGTCAAAAAAGCAGCACAGATAAGAGAGAATGAGAGGTATGAGAAGCTTCGGGGATCAGAGTATGATGATAAAGATAAAAAGACTAAAAATCTAGATCAGTTTAAATTAGTTATGGGTATCAATGAGAGCAATTTTGCTAATCTAAGCGACGATGATAGGAAAAGGTTTATTGATGCGAATAATAAAACATTTAAACCACATGTTTGGGAATATAAAAGCAATAGAGTAAAGTCGCGATGGTGGGAGTTTTGGAAAAAGGAATCTATTATTGAGCAAAACATACTTGTTCCTTGTTATAGCAAAGCAACATATCCATATGGTACTTTTGCAGTTTTTAATTTATTAGAGACAAATAAAAAAGATGCTGATTTTGAAGAAGACTCTGATACCGAAGAAGATGTTGAAAATAATAGCAAAAATGGTTTAATTTTTAATATTGTTACAAGAACAAGGGATGAAGATGGTAATAAGTACGAAGATCTTGTTAATATAACTTCGCTACTTTCACAATCTGAGTATAATGGTGCATTTGTTCAAGTTGCTTCCCGATTCAATTGTTTGGAGGGAATGGGTCGTGGTGTGAGTCATTATACTAATAGTTCTGAAGGGTTTGTTCAGGGAGAGTCGGTTGCAACAGCAACGTTACCAGCTTCTATTTATCGTTATCATTTTTGTGATGAAGTTAACTTACTTAGTGATATTAAGATTAATTCACAAGAGATACCAATGTATTATGGATTGCCAACTTACGACGGTTATACATCCATTGCTAATTGTGATTGGAGCAAGCAGAGTAATGATGAGAAAGGTGGAGAGTGGTGGCGAAATATTATGGTGGGTTTGCATACTGAAGTTACTCCTATTTTAACAGATATTTCTCCTAGAGGACCAGCAAATGTTGAAGCCAGAATCACTAATAATCATGGGCAACAAGTAACACTTGTGCTTACCTCAGCGCTTAATCTATCCGATTTGAGAATAGGGCATATAGTAAATTCAAATAAAGCTGAAGAGGAAGAAAAGAAAATAAACAAAAAGGAAAACCTTGAGACCTTTGCCAAAGGATGTTTGATGGCTTCATATCATTATACGTTATCTGCAGCTAGTCAACGAGTAAAGGATACTTCTTCTCGTCAAAAAGTACTTTTAACGATGATGGGCGGCGGTGTTTTTGAGAATAAAACACAATGGATTGTTGATGCAATACAAAAAAGTCTTGAAGCACATAAAAACAGTCCAATTGATGTAACCCTTATATTATACTTTGAACCTCGTCATAATCCAAATTATCTTACTCGTTTAAAATCTTTTGTATCTGCTTATAATGGCTCATATAGTGTTAATGGAGAGGTAGTTTGTATATCGTCGGAGAAAAAAGATGATAGTCGTGTGGCATACAAAGATAATTAGACTGCAATGTTTCACATTGTAATTTTTGGCTCGCGAAACATTTTCAAATAGAATTCAAAATTTGAGTTTTATTTTATATTTTACTATATTTAAGAGTAAATGGGGTCTAAGTCTAGAAAACAATAAATGGAGAATGTGTGCCATGAATAAAAATTTTATTTTTACTTTAGTAATTTTTTTGTTGTTACCTTTTAGTGGTATTGCATCAGATTCTGTAATAGTAGGTGATGTAGTATCAACAGTTTCGGCTCAGCCAGTTGTGGTAGAAAAAAATATTGATGATACTGTACCAAAGGCCGAGGGGATTTTGGGTGAAATAGTACCTATTGAGCGCATAACGCAAGAGCGAATTGATATAAATAGAAAAAAAATCGATAGACTGTTATTTAGAAATAAGTGTTGGCGATATGGTTTGCGCGGTGCAACAGTGACTACTATTGGAGGTGCAATAACCTATCTTATATGGCGGTGTTATAGCGTTCAACATATTGATGTTACTGATACGCAAAAACTATCAGAGCTTTTTCAGCAATATGTACCAGAAAGCACGCAAGATGTTTTTGACAATAAACAAATTACACAAGTACTTTTTAAGTTAAAAGATATTTCTATTGCAATGAGTAAAAAAATTACTCAGTTAAAGGTGCAGATAGCAACTTTAAATGTTTGTTTATCAAAATTGACACCCACATCTGGTCTATTGGATTGGACAAAATATATTGGCGGAAAAATACGTGATGGTTTAGTTGCATCAGTTGGTTTAATTGGTATTAGCCGAGCTAATGATTATATACAAAAAATATTTGCTAATCGCGACTTAAAATGGTTTATCGAAGCAAAAACGACGCTTGAAGAGACATTACAAGAGTTGCAACATGCAGCTCAACAATTACATACAGGAGATATTTCTGAGTATCAACGTGAATTTTATATGGCAATGTTGCCACGCTCATGTAACAGATTGGTTGATCAGCTTGAGGATATTATTGCTTTTATGGAGTATGGTAACTATCAGCTTCCAAAAGAGGTGGTAACTGCTCATGGTTTGAGTATGATGTCGTGCTACTTGTTTAGTTGTGTTAACGATCGTTGCCATGAAATAGAAGCACTATTGAAGCATATGCAAGAAAATTCCACTGATACTGATGCTCCGCAAAAAATTGAGCTATCTATAGCACAACTGAAAACAGAAATTATCAATACTATTGAGCGTTATAAAGCTGCGTTTATAATTGTTACAAAAGAGAATAAAGGGTGAATGCTAGTGCAACAAATAGCTTAATATTTTTTATCAATATTTTTTTCTTCGTTATTGAGCGATATTTTCTTTTTTGTTTTTTTTAAAATTTACCATATTGTTCTGTTTAAAAATCTTATCTTTTTACTTGTTTGTAAGTATACTACAAGCATATTTAACCAGAATTGGTAATAAGTATTTATATGAATATAAAAATGAAATTAACTCCTCTAATGCAACAATATTATGATATTAAGAAAGAGTATTCGGATACATTGTTGCTTTTTCAAGTTGGTGATTTTTACGAACTTTTTTTTGAAGACGCACAAAAAGCAGCCGTTTATTTGGGTATCGCTTTGACAAAGCGCGGCAAAATAAATGGAGAACCAATTCCGTTATGCGGTGTACCGGTGCATGCAAAAGATCATTATATGAACAAGTTAGTTCGCGGTGGCTTTAAGGTTGCTATCTGTGATCAGTTAGAGACACCAAAACCGGGTAGTGTGGTTAAGCGAGGGGTAACTCAAGTATTAACGCCAGGAACATTAACGGATGAAAAATTATTAGATGCAAAATCTGCCTCCTATTTATTTTCTTTTTTTTCAATAAACAATCAATGGGGGTTACTTTTTGGCGAGTTGTTAACGGCACAATTATTTGCAACTACTATACCGATTAATGCAGAAAAAATGCTCGAATCAGAGTTGATTCGTTTTTTTCCAGATGAAATTTTATTGCCCGTTGGTGATGTTGCAAAACAGTTCAATTCATTTTTTAGAAAGCAGGGATATTTTACTACATTAGTTGATATTGATGCTGTATCTGGTATGGATGAATGGATAGCGGAGCAATTTTCTGTAAAAATTCAGCAATATGTTGTGCAGCATAGAGCTTTGTTACATGCGTTGAAAACGTTTTATGCTTATTTGCGCAAAAATCAAGAAGCAGCGCTTGCTCAGTTTAAGAACATCCAGTGCTATCAAGCGGATGATTTTTTAATTCTTGATAGTGCTACGCAGCGTAATTTAGAGCTGATTAAAAATAATCAAGACAGTAGCAGGAAAAATACGTTATTTGAAGTGCTTGATGGGGCAATAACACCC from Candidatus Dependentiae bacterium harbors:
- the uvrA gene encoding excinuclease ABC subunit UvrA — protein: MGRQRGDRITVVGAREHNLKNIDVSIPKNTLTVITGPSGSGKSSLALDILYAEGKRRYMESLSSYARQFLGIAKKPDVDRIDGLCPSIAIEQKTVGSNPRSTVGTITEIYDYLRVLFARIGKIHCPECHAPIAVQSSEKITQLLCKEFENQTVMITAPIVQERKGEFVNELIKLFHTGYYRFVVDGQRYKFKSEDEIKQLKLKKTFKHTIDVLIDAVMVASGERARVNEAVETAFKLAGNTCKVIADYSEQLFSSDKMCLKCARSIPELEPRHFSFNSPIGACTECSGLGIIHEWPWGQGDEQSWKEKYPDFFGDKYAIKKTCFMCYGTRLNDVARAVTIGDKNICELAALSIKDLYSFFFQLYLSDVEQEIVNTLLIETKGRIQFLIDVGLSYLSLNRSACTLSGGEGQRIRLATQIGSALSGVLYILDEPSIGLHQRDNDKLIATLKALRDQGNTVVVVEHDTDTIEQSDYVIDMGPASGIHGGQVTAVGSPQALFKNKHSLTGAYLSGRRAIGVPEVVRKPKNFMTLHHANKHNLQDLTVAFPLGVLCGISGVSGSGKSTLIMGELVPAIEREFLSKKRMNTVSEYTDVQGADLLRHLVVIDQAPIGRTTRSNPATYLGVFDYIRKLFASLPESNARGYKVGRFSFNIADGRCFDCNGDGVIKVNMQFLPEVMMTCKACNGLRYNTETLQITYKNKNIAHILEMTAQEAVIFFEAHTTIVKRLKLLCDVGLGYLKLGQSSTTLSGGEAQRIKLVDELAKRGSHTLYILDEPTTGLHNVDIEKLLLVLNKLVDKGNSMIIIEHNLDVLKVVDYLIDLGPEGGDGGGTIVAKGTPRHVSKNGSSHTGRYLKKMFNK
- a CDS encoding restriction endonuclease, yielding MPFYITKSSGKKERFSLKKFKRSLHRAGAKPHLINYIIKEIKKIRPETTQQVHEFVTKMLHKEARPIAARYNLKQALIQFGPAGFPFEQFIAQLLKSQGYTTEINKQVNGKCIWYEIDIIARKENKHYLIECKFHNRQNMKSDVKVTLYNKARFDDIHNAWKESEKRDSTINHDYHQGWVITNTKFTSVAEKYGECVGLRLISWTYPSTGNLPAMIDQLGLHPITALTSLTKKQKQEFLNAGFVLCRDAAQHKNMFKQFGFSEKKIKQLIAEIKAVCKLD